A DNA window from Hordeum vulgare subsp. vulgare chromosome 1H, MorexV3_pseudomolecules_assembly, whole genome shotgun sequence contains the following coding sequences:
- the LOC123408212 gene encoding leucine-rich repeat extensin-like protein 6: protein MELPQFNPLAMLRLHTVAVAVALLLLSSSAPTSQLSLGATFGVWINGAAPPQSPPSSASLGPSSTQILGGGGQEYTALQALKAAIFEDPRGALSSWQGPNVCVYKGVYCSSPPTGAGAAAGAVVAGIDLNHASLKGTLPAALSLLSHLTFLHLNSNRLAGAVPDTLGDLQYLTELDLSNNLFSGPFPAATLLIPSLIYLDLRFNGFSGELPDEVFAKNLDALFLNNNQFEGQIPETLWSSPATVITLANNRLTGSVPMAYGYGGRVRELLFLNNKLTGCVPEALGFLPYIEVLDLSNNLLSGHLPSTLSCLSGIEVLNIAHNQFTGDLPELVCDLRRITNLSVSFNFFSGISQDCDRLAGRSVFDFAGNCVPGRGMQRPQPECDDAPGDAGLSCLRIPGSRPVACAEAAVSIGIGVGVTFGGALPFGLSGGGAGVTVTVP from the coding sequence ATGGAGCTGCCACAGTTCAATCCTCTCGCGATGCTACGTCTACATACTGTAGCCGTTGccgtcgccttgctgctgctgtccTCCTCGGCCCCGACCTCCCAGCTCAGCCTCGGCGCCACATTTGGAGTCTGGATCAATGGCGCCGCGCCGCCACAGTCGCCTCCCAGCTCGGCCTCGCTGGGGCCCTCGTCGACGCAGATCCTAGGCGGCGGCGGGCAAGAATACACGGCGCTGCAGGCGCTGAAGGCGGCCATCTTTGAGGACCCCCGCGGCGCGCTGTCGTCCTGGCAGGGGCCAAATGTCTGCGTCTACAAGGGCGTCTACTGCTCCTCGCCGCCCACTGgcgccggggcggcggcgggcgcGGTGGTCGCCGGCATTGACCTCAACCATGCGAGCCTCAAGGGCACGCTCCCAgccgccctctccctcctctcccacctcACGTTCCTCCACCTTAACAGCAACCGCCTCGCCGGCGCCGTTCCAGACACGCTCGGGGACCTGCAGTACCTCACCGAACTCGACCTGAGCAACAACCTGTTCTCCGGGCCCTTCCCCGCGGCCACATTGCTCATACCGTCGCTGATCTACCTCGACCTGCGGTTCAACGGCTTCTCCGGCGAGCTACCTGACGAGGTCTTCGCCAAGAACTTGGACGCGCTCTTCCTCAACAACAACCAGTTCGAGGGCCAGATCCCGGAGACGTTGTGGTCGTCACCGGCGACGGTGATCACGCTGGCGAACAACCGCCTGACGGGGTCCGTCCCGATGGCTTACGGCTACGGCGGCAGGGTCCGTGAGTTGCTGTTCCTCAACAACAAGCTGACCGGCTGCGTCCCGGAGGCCCTAGGGTTCCTGCCTTACATCGAAGTGCTTGACCTCAGCAACAACTTACTGTCGGGCCACCTGCCCAGCACGCTGTCGTGCCTATCCGGCATCGAGGTGCTCAACATCGCGCACAACCAGTTCACCGGCGACCTCCCGGAGCTGGTGTGCGACCTGAGGCGGATCACGAACCTGTCCGTCTCCTTCAACTTCTTTTCCGGGATCAGCCAGGATTGCGACCGGCTGGCGGGCCGGAGCGTCTTTGACTTTGCGGGCAACTGCGTGCCGGGGCGCGGCATGCAACGGCCGCAGCCCGAGTGCGACGACGCGCCGGGGGACGCCGGGCTCAGCTGCCTGCGCATCCCGGGGTCGCGCCCTGTTGCGTGCGCCGAGGCCGCGGTGTCCATCGGCATCGGCGTCGGCGTCACCTTCGGGGGCGCGCTGCCGTTTGGGCTCTCCGGCGGCGGCGCCGGTGTCACGGTCACCGTCCCCTGA